A part of Candidatus Nitrosocosmicus arcticus genomic DNA contains:
- a CDS encoding Dyp-type peroxidase has protein sequence MSWYQTNDTKESDITNLEKLYRGKKRRQAGVEFPSARKQEQLLIIRFNISPPVLEKDHLDEVRSGLKQLCIMFEEMDKGNIKIDNLLPNGEMKMVKLSDFNFSATVGFGKGFFEKLKINPRNYPKKLKKMPDHIGLGDSKPYSMWQTDFIIQLCSTHEDVNRWVFQHFTAKSIDDENSNATTNTSYLNQKKRDDIGKIPSEIYSAISNWAQIVDMHAGFQRIDGRNLLGFNDGISNPRRLSNDVVWTTIQEEDQKFTDGTYMVFQKIEHDLEKWRIMSVDEQEELMGRSKGTGLLLGTLPKEEDRKLASAMHSEIPFVRNRALRTWKKLYDEQKDPDRKYFDIKQRQYRNIQLQCPVWCHVRKSNPRQYQGAARSLIYRRGYLFIDRGGDDVSNSGLLFICFQKDIEKGFEYIKKEFLNNKNFPPSTSKKDLNRDSSMAATYSAFHKAGYSKNGSKLNPGQSEPETALKHPGGEIPATVTLGGGYYFVPPIPDKRISDLSEQFFT, from the coding sequence GTGAGTTGGTACCAGACTAACGATACTAAAGAGTCGGATATAACAAACCTTGAAAAATTATATAGAGGGAAAAAACGAAGACAAGCGGGTGTTGAATTTCCTTCAGCAAGAAAACAAGAACAGCTACTTATAATTAGATTTAATATCTCCCCACCTGTACTTGAGAAAGACCATTTAGATGAGGTAAGATCTGGGCTAAAACAGCTCTGTATTATGTTTGAAGAGATGGATAAAGGGAACATCAAAATTGATAACCTTTTACCTAATGGCGAAATGAAAATGGTAAAGTTGTCAGATTTTAACTTCTCAGCTACCGTCGGGTTCGGTAAGGGATTTTTTGAAAAATTAAAAATAAACCCAAGAAATTATCCCAAGAAGCTGAAGAAAATGCCTGATCATATTGGACTTGGTGATTCTAAACCTTATAGTATGTGGCAAACAGATTTTATTATTCAGCTATGTTCAACCCATGAAGATGTTAATCGTTGGGTATTTCAACATTTTACTGCCAAGTCAATAGACGACGAAAATTCAAATGCTACTACAAATACTTCATATCTTAACCAGAAAAAAAGGGATGACATCGGAAAAATCCCTAGTGAAATATACTCGGCAATTTCTAATTGGGCCCAGATTGTTGACATGCATGCAGGGTTTCAACGAATTGACGGCAGAAATCTGTTGGGCTTTAATGATGGAATCTCTAACCCTCGAAGATTATCTAATGATGTAGTATGGACGACCATTCAAGAAGAGGATCAAAAGTTTACTGATGGCACTTATATGGTTTTTCAAAAAATCGAACATGATCTTGAGAAGTGGAGAATTATGAGTGTGGACGAGCAAGAAGAATTGATGGGTCGAAGCAAGGGTACCGGTCTTTTGCTAGGGACTTTGCCCAAGGAGGAGGATCGAAAACTAGCTTCAGCCATGCATTCAGAAATACCATTTGTCCGAAACCGAGCACTCAGAACTTGGAAGAAATTATATGATGAGCAGAAGGACCCAGACAGAAAATATTTTGATATTAAGCAACGACAGTATAGGAATATTCAGCTTCAATGTCCAGTTTGGTGTCATGTTCGAAAGTCCAATCCAAGACAATATCAAGGTGCGGCTAGGAGCCTTATCTATAGACGGGGTTATCTTTTCATCGATAGGGGAGGAGATGACGTGTCTAATTCCGGTCTCTTATTCATTTGCTTTCAGAAGGATATTGAGAAAGGATTTGAATATATTAAGAAAGAATTTCTCAACAACAAGAATTTCCCACCATCTACGTCCAAGAAAGATCTCAACAGGGATTCCAGTATGGCTGCTACTTATTCCGCTTTTCACAAGGCTGGATATTCTAAGAACGGGAGTAAATTGAATCCCGGCCAGTCTGAGCCTGAAACTGCTCTTAAACATCCCGGGGGCGAAATTCCCGCAACTGTTACACTTGGCGGAGGTTATTACTTTGTTCCTCCTATACCCGATAAGAGAATCTCCGATCTTAGTGAACAGTTTTTTACATAG
- a CDS encoding C2H2-type zinc finger protein, producing the protein MLENSYQCDTCDKKFSRRSNAKRHIKVVHEGRARAFNKITGKSTVEVLQHPDKSRTGSLPLGMDAGKHIDLLSSDMEEELLSEILEKIRKPFEELESLVADQSEIPKALYLSRQITASFLSSDPVKILQELVNFIRIFKLKIKLVNYISKSDNIDSKKAESFFIETFKTGKYYMNRIKSRTNTV; encoded by the coding sequence ATGCTAGAAAATAGTTATCAATGCGATACCTGCGATAAGAAATTTAGTCGAAGATCAAATGCAAAGAGGCACATAAAGGTCGTTCATGAGGGGAGAGCACGGGCATTCAATAAGATTACAGGTAAAAGTACCGTGGAAGTGCTCCAACATCCAGACAAATCGCGAACAGGTTCATTGCCTCTTGGTATGGATGCCGGTAAACACATAGACCTACTAAGTTCTGATATGGAAGAAGAATTATTGTCCGAGATTTTGGAAAAAATTAGGAAACCTTTTGAAGAGTTAGAATCATTAGTTGCAGACCAAAGTGAGATTCCAAAAGCACTATATCTTTCTAGACAGATCACGGCCTCATTTCTTTCATCTGATCCAGTAAAGATTCTGCAAGAGTTAGTTAATTTCATAAGAATTTTCAAATTAAAGATAAAACTCGTGAATTACATTTCAAAAAGTGACAATATTGACTCAAAAAAAGCCGAAAGTTTTTTTATTGAAACATTTAAGACTGGAAAGTATTACATGAATAGGATAAAATCTAGGACCAATACAGTTTAA
- a CDS encoding phosphoribosyltransferase, which translates to MIFSKIFRNIQIKFKDRTAAAVALSEILKGTIKRDDRKDTLVLAIPRAGIITADIVSKKLSIPNFGIVIPRKLTDPDNKEQAIGAVIDDGFTFIQHDLVKDFHITPEYLKKEISFQIQEINLRKRKYDLNLQSSVLPEKIKKYKIILLVDDGIATGATMMVTAKWIGQFVKNPTINRKRVIIAVPVAPKNITEHIKKECSVEVETVFHPLQIKFHSVEQYHQNFEQVTDERVIQIIKGRSMD; encoded by the coding sequence TTGATATTTAGTAAGATTTTTCGGAATATTCAGATCAAGTTTAAAGATCGAACTGCTGCTGCTGTTGCTTTAAGTGAAATACTGAAAGGTACCATTAAAAGAGATGATAGAAAAGATACTTTAGTACTTGCAATACCTCGGGCTGGAATAATCACTGCTGATATAGTATCCAAAAAACTATCAATACCTAATTTTGGTATTGTTATTCCTAGAAAATTAACTGATCCTGATAACAAAGAACAGGCCATTGGTGCCGTTATTGATGATGGTTTTACATTCATACAGCATGATTTGGTCAAGGATTTTCACATAACTCCTGAGTATCTAAAAAAAGAGATAAGTTTTCAGATCCAAGAAATCAATCTAAGAAAGAGAAAATACGATCTGAATCTTCAAAGCAGTGTTCTTCCTGAAAAAATCAAAAAGTATAAAATAATTCTGCTGGTAGATGACGGAATAGCAACTGGTGCTACTATGATGGTAACGGCTAAATGGATAGGTCAGTTTGTCAAAAATCCCACTATTAATCGAAAGAGAGTGATTATTGCAGTCCCCGTAGCCCCAAAAAATATTACCGAACATATAAAAAAGGAATGTAGTGTAGAAGTAGAGACAGTATTTCATCCATTACAAATAAAATTTCATTCGGTTGAGCAATATCATCAAAATTTTGAACAAGTAACTGATGAAAGAGTTATCCAGATAATAAAGGGGCGATCAATGGATTAG
- a CDS encoding dienelactone hydrolase family protein: MLSTREARIDKKTKEYRFNIELLAGRLLMITDAMSQNEFTKSFKFGYFGSSTGTAVAIKAAVKRPSRIITIVSRSGRLDLLDSDSLMNLRSSILLMVGGNDLPVIDTSNKVMKKLNKAYSKKMILIPGATHLFAEPGKIEQIGRIASGWLRDSLSGK, from the coding sequence TTGCTTAGTACAAGGGAAGCAAGGATTGATAAGAAGACAAAAGAGTATAGATTTAACATAGAATTACTGGCAGGAAGGCTACTCATGATAACGGATGCAATGTCACAAAACGAGTTTACAAAGTCGTTCAAATTTGGTTATTTTGGGTCCAGCACTGGTACAGCAGTTGCTATCAAAGCTGCTGTTAAAAGGCCTAGTAGAATAATTACAATAGTCTCTCGCTCAGGGAGACTTGATTTACTGGATTCAGATTCTTTAATGAATTTAAGATCATCCATATTGCTGATGGTTGGAGGTAATGATCTGCCTGTAATTGACACTAGTAACAAAGTTATGAAAAAATTAAACAAAGCTTATTCAAAAAAAATGATTTTAATACCCGGAGCCACTCATCTTTTTGCGGAACCAGGAAAAATTGAACAGATTGGGAGGATCGCATCCGGATGGTTAAGAGATAGTTTATCAGGTAAATAG